The Solanum lycopersicum chromosome 2, SLM_r2.1 DNA window TTATAgtagtttttaatttatattttaatttttaaatatataaattttattttaaaaagtttaagaTTTCAAGCTTGTCATAATAAATCGagacaaagaaaaaaactattaattagttaaaaacaatatgaaaaatCAGTTCTCAAAGATTTGCTAATCCTTCggttaaaaaaggaaaaaaaatcaaatttggcGCCGTATGATctgaaatttaacaattttgttatttgttaaaCTCTTGCTTTAATATGTCACTTGGtcattaggaaaatattttgtttttgccCTTTATGgagttcaaattaattttaaaatatagttaAAATGGAGAGGTAAATTTGAATATGTGCAGTCCATTTATTCCATGCTGAAACTTGTTAATGAGaggatataatttatttaacctAAGTAGATTTAACATAATTTGTAAGTAGCAAAGTAGATTGTACAATTTACATGTTTAAATGTAATAAATCATTTGTAATACTTAGtagtatattaatttataatatttttaaaaatattgattgatttatttttttaccaaaggtgtaaaaaagaatttcaataaaaatgttTATCCTATTAAATTTCATAGAATTAAATACATACAAAAAGAAGATCATGATTTAGTTGCATATGCTgactcttattattatttataataaattaaaaagaaaacactTACACATCTTATATAGTGGAAATCTTATGCAAAATTGAACGAATATACTTGTACTAACAAATACAcccattattttttgaaatcaaaCACTTACATTTTTGTTTATGAAGTTTAAACGGCAGGATATTGTTTGAGATTGAGGCGTAGTATATACGGAGACTTAACAGAGCCACAGTACAAATGATCACCAATCTTAATGCCACTTGACACCATTGTCAAATCCTCATCATAATAGTGTTCCAGTGGATTTCCTTGTAAATCAACAGATAAAACACCACCATTTTTCTCTGTCTTTGGTTGTCCAACATATTTCACCATTATAGCCATTATCTTTCTGATGAATGGGTACTTTAGGGTCAAGTCCCATGAATATGTGTTTTCCTGTTCAAGTTATCAGAAACAAAATATGAGAGAGCAGTGTACCCTGTTGAAcacattaaatttaaatgttatgAAGAAACTAACCGAGGCAAATGCAATCCAATAATGCCCTTCACCATCGTAACGAATGTTGTCAGGAAATCCAGGTAAATTATCAACAAACATATCCACGGATCCTTTTTTTTCGCCTTTTATATGATACTTTTTGCATTTCCTCCTAAAAAAAAGATGGCAAATGAGAAGTATTTTTCTACATATCTGCtgagtaaattaaaaatatgaagagtACTTACAGAGGAGTTTCACAGAAGATAACATAATTTTGATCTGGAGAGACTGCAACGCCATTAGCAAAATGCAGGTTGCTAAGTAGCGTTTTAGTCTGTTTAGTTGATGGATCATAACTTAACAATCTTCCATGGGGTCTTCCTTCAAGAAAATCATAAATGTATTGTTCGATATTATATTTGTAAGAAGCATCGGAGAA harbors:
- the LOC101253341 gene encoding protein STRICTOSIDINE SYNTHASE-LIKE 6 — its product is MTSPSIFLNPIFISLIIPVILGTVFYQLDSFDPVSYPTHVLSTDPPIVAPKRNNQVLRGSENIGVNQLLAPEDVAYDPESGVIYTACVDGWVKKVKVNESAADSTVEDWVFTGGRPLGLALGHHGEVIVADSEKGLLLNVTSEGEIKVLTEEAEGLKLKLADAVDVAEDGIIYFSDASYKYNIEQYIYDFLEGRPHGRLLSYDPSTKQTKTLLSNLHFANGVAVSPDQNYVIFCETPLRKCKKYHIKGEKKGSVDMFVDNLPGFPDNIRYDGEGHYWIAFASENTYSWDLTLKYPFIRKIMAIMVKYVGQPKTEKNGGVLSVDLQGNPLEHYYDEDLTMVSSGIKIGDHLYCGSVKSPYILRLNLKQYPAV